One part of the Nostoc sp. PCC 7120 = FACHB-418 genome encodes these proteins:
- the argB gene encoding acetylglutamate kinase has protein sequence MMVNDIEYIRQAEATRVQVLSEALPYIQQFAGRTVVVKYGGAAMKDSHLKDQVIRDIVFLSCVGLRPILVHGGGPEINSWLDKLGIEAQFKNGLRVTDAPTMDVVEMVLVGRVNKEIVSLINQAGGLAVGLCGKDGNLITARPQGQEGIGFVGEVSNVNIKILETLASNGYIPVVSSVAADDSGQAYNINADTVAGEIAAALGAEKLILLTDTRGILKDYQDPGTLIPKVDIREARELINSGVVSGGMIPKVTCCVRSLAQGVRAAHIIDGRIPHALLLEIFTDVGIGTMILGSQYS, from the coding sequence ATGATGGTCAACGATATTGAGTATATCAGGCAAGCTGAAGCTACTCGTGTGCAGGTACTAAGCGAAGCACTACCTTATATTCAACAATTTGCCGGTCGCACCGTTGTTGTTAAATATGGTGGTGCGGCTATGAAAGATAGCCACCTCAAAGACCAAGTTATCCGCGATATTGTCTTTCTATCCTGCGTTGGGTTGCGGCCAATCTTGGTACATGGTGGCGGCCCGGAAATTAACAGTTGGTTAGATAAGCTGGGAATCGAAGCACAGTTTAAAAACGGTCTACGAGTCACTGATGCTCCCACAATGGATGTGGTGGAAATGGTATTGGTAGGTCGAGTTAATAAAGAAATTGTCTCTCTAATTAACCAAGCTGGCGGCTTGGCAGTAGGGCTTTGTGGTAAAGATGGTAACTTAATTACTGCCCGTCCCCAAGGTCAAGAGGGCATTGGTTTTGTCGGGGAAGTAAGTAACGTTAACATCAAAATTTTGGAAACTTTAGCCAGTAACGGCTATATTCCCGTTGTTTCCAGCGTTGCCGCCGATGACTCAGGACAGGCTTATAATATTAACGCCGATACTGTGGCTGGTGAAATTGCTGCCGCCTTAGGGGCGGAAAAACTGATTTTATTAACGGATACCAGAGGTATTTTAAAAGATTATCAAGACCCTGGAACATTGATTCCCAAAGTAGATATTCGGGAAGCCCGCGAATTAATTAATAGTGGTGTTGTTAGCGGTGGGATGATCCCCAAGGTTACTTGTTGTGTGCGATCGCTCGCTCAAGGAGTCAGAGCCGCACACATCATAGACGGTCGTATTCCCCACGCCTTACTACTGGAAATTTTTACTGATGTGGGTATTGGGACAATGATTCTCGGTTCTCAGTATAGTTAA
- the pdxH gene encoding pyridoxamine 5'-phosphate oxidase, which produces MDRTIADLRKDYTLEGLSEIEVDPNPFIQFKKWFEQALAAQLPEPNAMTIATSTPDGQPSARMVLLKDFDEQGFVFFTNYNSRKGQELAENPQAALVFWWAELERQVRISGRVEKVSESESDYYFYSRPANSRLGAWVSNQSEIIASREVLEQRMQEFQHKYENQEIPRPAHWGGLRVIPSEIEFWQGRSSRLHDRLLYTLLNDHSWEIHRLSP; this is translated from the coding sequence ATGGATAGAACCATAGCTGACCTCCGCAAGGATTATACCCTAGAGGGTTTGAGTGAAATCGAGGTTGATCCTAATCCTTTCATACAATTTAAAAAGTGGTTTGAGCAGGCTTTAGCAGCTCAACTTCCAGAACCCAACGCTATGACGATCGCTACAAGTACACCAGATGGTCAACCTTCCGCGAGAATGGTATTGCTCAAAGACTTTGATGAACAGGGTTTTGTTTTTTTCACCAACTATAACAGTCGCAAAGGTCAAGAACTAGCGGAAAATCCCCAAGCAGCTTTGGTTTTTTGGTGGGCAGAATTAGAACGCCAAGTCAGAATTTCAGGTAGGGTAGAGAAGGTTTCAGAAAGTGAATCAGACTACTACTTCTACAGTCGTCCTGCTAATAGCCGACTGGGTGCATGGGTATCGAATCAAAGCGAAATCATCGCTAGCCGAGAAGTTTTAGAGCAAAGAATGCAGGAATTTCAACATAAATATGAAAATCAGGAGATTCCTAGACCTGCCCACTGGGGGGGGTTACGAGTGATCCCCTCAGAGATAGAGTTTTGGCAAGGACGCTCTAGTCGCCTACACGATCGCCTGCTTTATACTCTTTTAAATGATCACAGTTGGGAAATTCACCGATTATCTCCTTAA
- a CDS encoding DUF3153 domain-containing protein, with the protein MSYGNFGKSFRKIIKQVKFFLSNLTAKNKLRKPIFLLVLLTSLLLTGCVQYDVGVNFDNSNHGQLVQHIKLADRLTSFSGDYVYEWLTSIERRARKLEGNAKRISPEEVIVTIPFSNGQELQTKFNEFFNSRAHQTNDTEAGTENSEFPKVESNLLLTQNNFLLVVRNQLIYDLDLRSLSLIANKGNVLTDTGSILDLKFALKTPWGAKSIQRTETAVPPEKQSGQLVWRLQPGELNHIEVVFWLPSPLGIGALLIVLFVWGGFYLRYTFMPDPKLQLATKSAVAE; encoded by the coding sequence ATGAGTTATGGTAATTTTGGTAAAAGTTTCAGAAAAATCATCAAACAGGTTAAGTTTTTTCTGTCAAACTTAACTGCTAAAAACAAACTTCGCAAACCCATTTTTTTATTAGTACTGTTAACATCACTGCTATTGACTGGCTGTGTGCAGTACGATGTAGGTGTCAATTTTGATAATTCTAATCATGGTCAACTGGTACAGCATATCAAATTGGCAGATAGGCTGACTAGTTTTAGCGGTGATTATGTATACGAATGGTTAACCAGCATAGAACGGCGCGCCCGGAAACTAGAAGGCAATGCCAAACGCATTTCTCCAGAAGAAGTAATTGTGACGATTCCTTTTAGTAATGGTCAAGAATTACAAACAAAATTCAACGAATTTTTTAATTCCCGCGCCCATCAAACAAATGACACTGAAGCAGGCACAGAAAATTCAGAATTTCCTAAGGTAGAGTCTAATTTGTTATTGACGCAAAATAACTTTCTTTTGGTAGTTAGAAATCAATTAATTTATGACCTAGATTTGCGATCGCTCTCTTTAATCGCCAATAAAGGTAATGTTTTAACAGATACTGGTTCCATCCTTGATTTAAAATTTGCCTTAAAAACACCTTGGGGAGCCAAAAGCATTCAAAGAACAGAAACTGCCGTACCACCAGAAAAGCAAAGCGGACAGCTAGTGTGGCGATTGCAACCCGGTGAACTCAACCATATAGAAGTAGTCTTTTGGCTACCCAGTCCTTTGGGTATTGGTGCTTTATTAATTGTTCTGTTTGTTTGGGGTGGATTTTACCTCAGGTATACATTTATGCCAGACCCCAAACTACAATTAGCTACTAAATCCGCCGTAGCAGAATAG
- a CDS encoding tetratricopeptide repeat protein: MSTESLELAKTRYQAGKFAFENGQYREAVENLEKASALVARNSRLGGEVEIWLVTAYEAAGRTEDAIALCQQLRRHPHSETSQQARRLLYILQAPRLKRPSNWMTEIPDLGALSDNEAKTRVMAKPRKPTEKKAPAEVEFVDLSQVNTKDNRFIWLALIVIGLTISYLVWLGF, translated from the coding sequence GTGAGTACAGAAAGTTTAGAACTGGCTAAAACTCGATATCAAGCGGGTAAATTTGCTTTTGAAAATGGGCAATATCGAGAAGCGGTAGAAAATCTCGAAAAAGCCAGCGCCTTAGTCGCGCGTAACTCCCGCCTTGGGGGTGAGGTAGAAATTTGGTTAGTTACAGCCTATGAAGCGGCTGGACGTACAGAAGATGCGATCGCCCTTTGTCAGCAACTTCGTCGTCATCCCCACTCCGAAACTAGCCAACAAGCCCGACGTTTGCTTTATATCCTGCAAGCGCCAAGATTGAAAAGACCCAGTAATTGGATGACAGAAATTCCTGATTTGGGCGCACTGTCTGACAATGAAGCCAAAACTCGTGTTATGGCCAAGCCACGTAAACCTACAGAAAAAAAAGCACCTGCTGAAGTCGAATTTGTTGATCTTTCTCAAGTCAATACCAAAGATAATCGCTTCATTTGGCTTGCTTTAATTGTGATTGGTTTAACTATTTCATATTTGGTTTGGCTGGGTTTTTAG
- a CDS encoding shikimate kinase — protein MSSLLQGVNLYLIGMMGAGKTTVGHLLAKELGYGFLDTDNVIAQATKKSINEIFAEAGEAGFRQIESDVLAQVCSYTKLTVATGGGIVLRRENWSYLHHGLILWLDVPVDILYARLAADTTRPLLQDDDPKGKLRSLLEQRTPLYSQADLRICVNAEETPEQIANKVMQAIPSVLKQTASN, from the coding sequence GTGAGTAGTTTATTGCAGGGAGTTAACCTATACTTAATCGGCATGATGGGCGCTGGTAAGACTACAGTAGGACATTTACTCGCCAAAGAATTGGGTTATGGCTTTTTAGATACTGATAATGTGATTGCCCAAGCTACTAAAAAATCTATCAATGAGATATTTGCCGAAGCAGGGGAAGCCGGATTTCGCCAGATAGAAAGCGATGTGTTAGCCCAGGTTTGTTCCTATACTAAGTTGACTGTAGCGACAGGTGGCGGCATTGTGTTGCGGCGAGAAAATTGGAGTTACCTACACCACGGTTTAATTTTGTGGCTAGATGTGCCAGTAGATATACTCTATGCACGTTTAGCGGCAGATACAACAAGACCACTTTTACAGGATGATGACCCAAAAGGCAAATTGCGATCGCTCCTGGAACAACGCACACCGCTTTATTCGCAAGCAGATTTACGCATCTGTGTCAATGCAGAAGAAACACCAGAACAAATTGCCAATAAAGTTATGCAGGCAATTCCCAGCGTCTTGAAACAAACTGCCTCTAATTAG